In Zingiber officinale cultivar Zhangliang chromosome 1A, Zo_v1.1, whole genome shotgun sequence, the DNA window ATTCTTTTAGCATTAATACTTGGTGTGAAATGTTCTACATGAGTGCTTGACGAAGAGCATGCATGTTTGAACCACATCCTTCAGTCTCATTTATTCTTGGATTGATATTATTTGTTTTAATCATGTTTTATTCATTCATTTATGTTTATCATGTTTGGAGTTGAACATATCGATGGTGTTTGGTTTCTTATACCTGATTAATTTCAGAACAAGCGAAAGTTCAACAACCTCATCAGTGCATATGCGGTGCAATGCAGTAAATGCTTCAAATTCAGGATAATCCCAACAAGAGAAGAATACGAAACAATCAGGCAAAACTTCATCAAGGATCCTTGGGTCTGCCACAACAATCCTAATCTTTCCTGCAATGATCCTGGTGATGTAGAGTACAACACTAGTCGATTTTGGGTCATCGACAAGCCAAATTTGCCCAAGACTCCAGCTGGTCTCGATAGATTGGCGATCATGAGATCAGACTTTTCCAAGATGGATATCAACTATGTGATGCCTAACGGAAAGAGGCTGAGGAGCTCAGTGGAAATAGAGAAGTTCATAGAAGCCAATCAAGAGTACAAAGGCAGATTTACCCCTGCAGATTTTAGTTTTACGCCTCCAAAGATTCCTGAGGAGATGATCCCCAAGGGCATAGAGGGAAGTTCAAGTAAAAAGAAGAAGACTGGGCTGTAGTGGTGCGTTTGCCTGTTTGCAAACTTACTTTTTTATTGAAGTAACCTCCTTTGGAAGGAGAAGATGCTTGTGGGCTCTGTATTTATGGTGTGTGTACTTTGGCTGAATCAGTACTTAGGGTCGTAAACAAGTCAAGCCAAGCTTAGTTTTAATGTAACCGAGTCCTAAAATGAACcgtttgaaatgattgttcaagcttgacttggtttatttttgatgtgcttgagtttaacttgaactttgttcgtttaaatgttatcaaactttcaatttaagtttggtttgagcttgattcgttttgatgctatcaagctctcaattcaaatttatttgattatttgaaatgttttacttgcttgattggttattgagcttgataatttaaactagtttgtttatttttttaaaaaaaatatttatttagtattataataagagttttattaatggaCATAATTTGTAAATATTGTTCATGGATATTATACATGAATATTGTTCACAAATATTACTGAATTGAACACATATGTTGTTTGTTAGTTTAATgagttgtttaaatttatttatttaattaattttgtatggattaaataaatataaatgaacTCTTATTAAATTGAATGTCAACTTTCGGTTCATTTATCCTAAGAACGCCCATTTACCCTGATTAACAGTTGCTTCATGCTATTTGTCTCAAAAGGGCTTGAGACCGTTGGAACTCAATCTTGTTTAAACGTGCTCCTTTGTAATTTCAACAACTAGAAAATATTGGTGCTGTATAGAGATCGTATATATTCATCATCAGTGTCTCCATATTCATTATCTTCTAAATATTGAGAGGAAGATTCATCGTCTTCCTCACTATCGTCTTTTTCATACTAAGAAGTAGATTCCCTCTTCTCCCCTTGGATGTAAGAGTGATTGTATGTTTGGTTATTTTTGGACGCACCAAAAGACactcaatttttagaatttttaaaaagcaCACATAATTTCAATTTTACTACTCTAAGAGCATTCACATCACTGTTAATACTTCAACGTTAATATCTATGTGGATGCACTGTATATACACTGTAACATTAACGCGTTTAAGGAATTGAACGAGTTAAATGCttacaaattgaaaaaaaattatatatatataataatatactTCCATTAATGCGTTACACGTTAATAGCGTTGTAGATGCTCTAACTATCCTCTAGCAACTATTGACTTTTTATCTTCTCATTTCTCTTCCGTCTCTCATGCAATATttattctcttctctttcttctcacATTTAGATacaatttcttttctttctttgttttctaTGGGTGAGTTGTAAGGAGCACTTAAGATAATTAAGTATAATCAACTTTACTACAATTTTCTatcttctctttattttttctaaattttattatcctgtaaatttatttattttcaagaAGGTTAATAAACTATTAAATTTTTTCCTATTTTCTATATCTAAttctaaaagaataaaaaaaataaaattaacaagAATAATATGaactaattttattaataaaaaaaattataaaataaaataaaaatcactTTGGTGTTGATTTTTACAACTTAAATACATCATCACTCATTGTGGTGCTGATTTCAAATACCAACACC includes these proteins:
- the LOC122022864 gene encoding methyl-CpG-binding domain-containing protein 1-like isoform X2; its protein translation is MNKRKFNNLISAYAVQCSKCFKFRIIPTREEYETIRQNFIKDPWVCHNNPNLSCNDPGDVEYNTSRFWVIDKPNLPKTPAGLDRLAIMRSDFSKMDINYVMPNGKRLRSSVEIEKFIEANQEYKGRFTPADFSFTPPKIPEEMIPKGIEGSSSKKKKTGL
- the LOC122022864 gene encoding methyl-CpG-binding domain-containing protein 1-like isoform X1, whose amino-acid sequence is MENKRKFNNLISAYAVQCSKCFKFRIIPTREEYETIRQNFIKDPWVCHNNPNLSCNDPGDVEYNTSRFWVIDKPNLPKTPAGLDRLAIMRSDFSKMDINYVMPNGKRLRSSVEIEKFIEANQEYKGRFTPADFSFTPPKIPEEMIPKGIEGSSSKKKKTGL